The genome window TCCATTGTAACAGAAGGGCGGCTTCTTTTGTATTTAGACAAAAAGAAAAGGGGGCTGTCCCTAAGTCATCCTCGATGACTTTTGGGACAGCCCCTCAGGTTGTATAGAAAGCTTCCTCGGTGCTGGTGGAGACGCGAAGGGCGCCGGCTGCACGTGCGCTGCAGTACCAGCTGGCGTCCATGAACCGCCGCCAGCCTGCAGACGCTGCTCGACTGCGACCGACCGAAAATAGGCTCCAGGAAATATGGGGAGATTTTCCCTGTGTTTTTCACGAAATGCAGGGAAATCTTCCCGTTATCGCGCCGTCTGGGAGGCACCGCGCAGCCTCTAACCGGGTGAAGCCCCCCGTGTAGAGGCGTTTTCGACAGAAGGTGGCAGTGTTCGACTTGAAGTTCGCCGGGGCCAAATCTACATAACGTGAATATAGGGAAATTCTCCCTGCATCTCGTGAAAAACAGCGGTCAGATTTCCCCATATTTCTCCGGCTAGCAATAACCCGGCAACTGCGGGTGCCGGCGAGCGCGCACCAGGGTCTCGTCTACATCCTGCGCCCGCGGCGGTCTCGCCCCGGGCCAGAGTGCCTTTGTGGTGCGATACTGCGCGGCAGCCGAACCGCCCCCGATGAGCCACCCGGCCGCAGCGTGCCGCAGCCGAACCGCCCCCGATGAGCCACCGGACCGCCGTTGTGCGGCAGCCGAACCGCCCCCGATAAGACGCCGGACCGCCGTTGTGCGGCAGCCGAACCGCCCCCGATAAGACGCCGGACCGCCGTTGTTCGGCAACCGAACCGCCCCTGATGAGGCGCCGGACCGCCGTTGTGCGGCAGCCGAACCGCCCCCGATAAGACGCCGGACCGCCGTTGTTCGGCAACCGAACCGCCCATGATGAGGCGCCGGACCGCAGCTGTGCGGCGGCCGAACCGCCCCCGATGAGCCACCCGGCCGCAGCGTGCCGCAGCCGAACCGCCCCCGATGAGGCGCCGGACCGAAGTGTGCGGCGGCCGAACCGCCTCAGAAGAGCACCGAGCGCAGGATCGGCTTCAGCCGCCGGGCCATGCGGGCGAAGCCCAGGTCGGTGGGGTGGACGCCGTCCACATAGGCGCCTTCGGTCTCTGCATCCAGCAGCCAGGAGCCGTCCACGAAGGTGAGCTGGTCGTCGCCCTCCCGGATGGCCCGCCCGTAGGCCTCGCGGATCACCCTGGTCTGACCCAGCCGCTTCTCCCGCACCTCGGGCCGGTAGAACTCCTGAGGCAGCTCCAGCATGCTGACCATCACGATGGGGACCGTTGGATGTGCCTCCCGCAGGATGCGGTAAAACGGGTAGTAGACCTGCTCCAGCCCCTCGGCGGTCTCCACGTTACAGTGGAAGTCGAGCACGTAGCAGGCCGGGTCCAGCTCGGCCAGCAGGGCGGCCACCTCGGGCTCGCCCAGGCCGTTGCCCGAGTAGCCCTGGTTGACCACCTCCACGTTCAACAGGCGGCCGAGGGTGTTGACGTACCCGTTGCCCGGCCGGGAGGCGCAGCCGCCCTGGGTGATGGAGCTGCCGTAGAAGACCACGGGGCGGTCCAGAGCAAACGGGGACGGGGGTTCCACGCGCGCCCCGGGGCTCAGCTCGATCTGGAGAGCGGTGAGGTCGTTGTACGTGGGCAGGTAGAGGGTGAACTCCCGCATTTCGGGTGCAAGGCCTGCAAAGAGCTGGCTCTCATAGGTGGGGCTCTCACCCAGCGGCGTGGTGCTCGTCCAGTAGCGCTGCACGCCCGGGCCGCCCACGTAGAGGTCGATCCCGCTGTGGCCGGTGCGGGGCATGTTCCACATGTGCACGTGCTCCGTGTGGCTCACCCGGAGTCGCATGGAGGTCGTGTCGGAACGGAACCGGACCTGGCCGCCCGAAGGCATCCGGGCGAGCCACCAGATCTCCGGGCGCACCTGTGCCCTGGCCCGCTCCGGCAGGCGCAGGAACCTGCCCCCGTTCTCGGCCATCCAGGGCAGCCCGGCGACTTGCAGCGGCGGTTCGCTGGCGGCAATCCATGTCATGCTGGCATTCCCCCGCAGGTTAAGTCAGGGACGCGGTCACGTACCACTTCCAGGGCCGGAAGCCGACGATGCCGTAGAAGCGGACCAGCACGGTCCAGTCGATAACGGCGCTCTCGACGCCGCGGCGGCGCAGCTCGGCGATGGAGGCGGAGAGGAGGCCGAGCCCGATGCCCCGGCCCCGCTGGGCGGCTCCGACGCCTATGGGCCCCAGGCCGCCGTGGGCGCCGGGGAAGAGCGGCGCCCAGTAGATGCCCGGGCCGAAGCGGCGGGAGCGGTGGGTGTGGATGCGGGCGAAGCCGACCACCTCGCCGCCGTCCACCGCCACCATCACGTCCTCGGGGTCGCCGCCCCGGTTGAGGTGCTGCTCCATCTCCCAGGCCCAGCGGCCGGGGAACTCCCGCCACATGAAGGCGAGCACGGCCTCCTCCTCGCCGGCCCCAAGCGGGCGGTAGACCACCTCCGGCGACCGGCCGATCGCCTCCAGTGCGGCCCCGGGGTGCGCGTAGTCGGCGATCTCCCGGTTGGCCAGGTCGCAGGCCAGGGTGCCCAGGTAGGCGCCGCGGCGGGCGAACCAGTCCAGGGCCGGCCGGCACTCGAGGGGGATGCCGGGGAAGAAGTGGCCCGGGTCGCCGCCGATTCCCACCGGCTCGGTGGAGAAGCGGCGCAGGTGTTCGAGGGCGTCACGCAGTAGGGCGCTGCCCAGACCCCGCCCCTGCGCATCGGGGTCCACGACCAGGGCGGAGATCCAGCCCTTCTGGTCCGCCGGCGCGTTGCCCATGGGTGCGGTGCGGCGCTTCAGCGCGATCATGCCGACGAGCCGGTCGCCGTCCAGGACGGCCCGGCTGCCCTCGGCGTCGAAGTTGGGCTCCTCCCAGAGGTTGGCCAGGAGGAGCCCGGGGCGCATGGGGAAGTGGGCGCCCAGGGCGCGGTTCCAGAGGTCCACGGCCTGCGGCAGCAGGTCCGGGGTCAGCGGTCGGTTGTGCACGACGATCCTCCGTTCGTCCTCAGATAGGCGGTGGCGTAGAAGTTCCAGTCGCCGATTCCCTGGTGGATGCGCAGCAGCAGACGGTTCTCGCCCTGCGCCACGGGGAGCCGGTATACCTCCTGTCCGGGTGCGGAGCCCCGGAAGACCGGCACCTCCGCTACCTGCTGGCCGTTCAGCCAGAGCCGGTAGCCGTCGTCAGAGCCCAGGTGCAGGATCAGCTCGCCTGCGCCGGGGG of Symbiobacterium terraclitae contains these proteins:
- a CDS encoding GNAT family N-acetyltransferase, with product MHNRPLTPDLLPQAVDLWNRALGAHFPMRPGLLLANLWEEPNFDAEGSRAVLDGDRLVGMIALKRRTAPMGNAPADQKGWISALVVDPDAQGRGLGSALLRDALEHLRRFSTEPVGIGGDPGHFFPGIPLECRPALDWFARRGAYLGTLACDLANREIADYAHPGAALEAIGRSPEVVYRPLGAGEEEAVLAFMWREFPGRWAWEMEQHLNRGGDPEDVMVAVDGGEVVGFARIHTHRSRRFGPGIYWAPLFPGAHGGLGPIGVGAAQRGRGIGLGLLSASIAELRRRGVESAVIDWTVLVRFYGIVGFRPWKWYVTASLT
- a CDS encoding SGNH/GDSL hydrolase family protein, with protein sequence MTWIAASEPPLQVAGLPWMAENGGRFLRLPERARAQVRPEIWWLARMPSGGQVRFRSDTTSMRLRVSHTEHVHMWNMPRTGHSGIDLYVGGPGVQRYWTSTTPLGESPTYESQLFAGLAPEMREFTLYLPTYNDLTALQIELSPGARVEPPSPFALDRPVVFYGSSITQGGCASRPGNGYVNTLGRLLNVEVVNQGYSGNGLGEPEVAALLAELDPACYVLDFHCNVETAEGLEQVYYPFYRILREAHPTVPIVMVSMLELPQEFYRPEVREKRLGQTRVIREAYGRAIREGDDQLTFVDGSWLLDAETEGAYVDGVHPTDLGFARMARRLKPILRSVLF